In Lentibacillus amyloliquefaciens, one DNA window encodes the following:
- the murQ gene encoding N-acetylmuramic acid 6-phosphate etherase, producing the protein MELAKLTTEQRNETSMTLDQMSTMEILNVINEEDKKVAMAVETVLSKVNDAIEHIYSALQQGGRLFYVGAGTSGRLGVVDASECPPTFMTSLDTVQTVMAGGTGAFFKAVEGSEDEESQGINDIKARNITNKDVVVGITASGRTPYPIGALKHAGKVGAYTVSLSCNDHSLISQFADTEIEVVVGAEVLTGSTRMKAATAHKMILNMITTTTMVKLGKVYENLMVDVHASNQKLMERARRIIMEITDCDYNEADQTLALTHNQVKPAIVMIKGGVSYQKAEEAIKMSNGYVRDAIAHALNSNV; encoded by the coding sequence ATGGAACTGGCAAAGCTAACGACTGAACAACGCAATGAGACAAGTATGACATTGGATCAAATGTCAACGATGGAAATTTTAAATGTGATCAACGAAGAGGATAAAAAGGTTGCAATGGCTGTTGAAACGGTGTTGTCAAAGGTAAATGATGCCATTGAACATATTTACAGTGCTTTACAACAGGGCGGCCGCCTGTTTTATGTCGGTGCCGGAACGAGTGGCAGACTTGGAGTAGTCGATGCATCAGAATGCCCGCCAACATTCATGACATCTCTCGACACAGTTCAAACGGTCATGGCTGGTGGAACCGGTGCTTTTTTCAAAGCGGTCGAAGGTTCTGAGGATGAGGAATCTCAGGGCATCAACGATATAAAAGCCAGAAACATAACGAATAAAGACGTTGTGGTGGGCATCACTGCAAGCGGCAGAACACCTTACCCGATTGGTGCGTTAAAGCATGCCGGAAAAGTTGGTGCTTATACTGTCTCGTTATCCTGCAATGACCATTCATTGATCAGTCAGTTTGCTGATACAGAAATCGAAGTCGTTGTCGGTGCGGAAGTGCTGACAGGCTCAACCCGAATGAAAGCTGCAACCGCGCATAAAATGATTTTGAACATGATCACCACAACAACGATGGTCAAACTCGGGAAAGTCTATGAAAATCTGATGGTGGATGTCCATGCCAGCAATCAAAAATTAATGGAGCGGGCAAGACGCATCATTATGGAAATTACTGATTGCGATTACAATGAAGCTGATCAGACGCTTGCCTTAACGCATAATCAGGTAAAACCTGCCATTGTCATGATTAAAGGGGGTGTTTCATACCAAAAAGCGGAAGAAGCAATCAAAATGAGTAATGGATATGTTCGTGATGCGATTGCACATGCGCTTAATTCCAATGTCTGA
- a CDS encoding ABC transporter substrate-binding protein, which produces MVALLMIAVACSDDGSSEGSTDDSGDNTGEASDGEGLSGTLEIQYFVGGYGDSWWKEVIGDFQEEHPDLEIKEHAGPNINEEMRSRWVSGDPPDVVYIDGAGSSETQMVEDGQLMDLTDWVQDIEVDGTPLMDSFIVPPSDFDGSVYSLPLVFDSWGTWYDKAWFEENNWEVPSDFESFMSSMGQIQEDTGISPFVTTGQHPYYFLRGMLYPAFGAAGGDELLNDVITGAEGAWSSDTVLEVMKKVEEMQKAGYIDEGFAAINHTQSQMNFLLHDNAYIPVGFWLPNEMEGDKPENLEYGFIPSPMNDAGEPMAVVPDLRPLAIAEEAENPEAAKAFVEFVFTKQYAKSFSEHTGAIMNLQGVDLSSNENVPQYLIDANEMINDPEQAQIYHKPHPMSADLETPISDSLVSLMLGNITAEEFVEEAEQAAAEYRESQ; this is translated from the coding sequence ATGGTTGCCTTACTGATGATAGCAGTCGCCTGTTCGGACGACGGTTCATCGGAAGGGTCAACGGATGACAGTGGCGATAATACAGGGGAAGCAAGTGATGGTGAAGGGTTAAGCGGAACACTTGAGATTCAGTACTTCGTTGGCGGATATGGCGACTCCTGGTGGAAAGAAGTGATTGGTGACTTCCAGGAAGAGCATCCTGATCTGGAGATTAAAGAACATGCCGGTCCAAACATTAATGAAGAAATGAGATCGCGCTGGGTATCCGGTGATCCGCCTGATGTTGTCTACATCGATGGTGCTGGATCAAGTGAGACTCAGATGGTTGAGGATGGCCAGTTGATGGACCTTACCGATTGGGTTCAGGATATCGAGGTGGATGGCACACCACTAATGGATAGCTTCATTGTACCGCCGTCCGATTTTGATGGCAGTGTATACAGCTTGCCGCTCGTATTTGACTCGTGGGGCACATGGTATGATAAAGCATGGTTTGAGGAAAACAACTGGGAAGTACCATCAGATTTTGAAAGTTTCATGAGTTCAATGGGGCAGATTCAGGAAGATACTGGTATTTCACCATTTGTAACGACAGGGCAGCATCCTTACTACTTCTTGCGCGGTATGCTGTATCCGGCATTTGGAGCAGCCGGCGGTGATGAACTATTAAACGACGTCATCACGGGAGCTGAAGGTGCATGGTCGAGTGATACAGTACTTGAGGTTATGAAAAAAGTAGAGGAAATGCAAAAGGCAGGCTACATCGATGAAGGGTTTGCTGCAATTAACCACACACAGTCACAGATGAACTTCCTGCTTCATGATAACGCCTATATTCCGGTTGGATTCTGGCTTCCAAATGAAATGGAAGGCGACAAGCCTGAGAATTTAGAGTATGGTTTTATTCCATCACCGATGAACGATGCTGGTGAGCCAATGGCAGTCGTACCGGATTTGCGTCCGCTGGCGATTGCTGAGGAGGCGGAAAATCCTGAAGCGGCCAAAGCATTTGTTGAGTTTGTGTTCACTAAACAATATGCCAAGTCATTCTCTGAACACACAGGTGCCATCATGAACCTTCAGGGTGTAGACTTGTCTTCAAACGAAAACGTACCGCAATACTTGATTGATGCAAACGAAATGATCAACGATCCGGAACAAGCTCAAATCTATCACAAGCCTCATCCAATGAGTGCCGATTTGGAAACGCCGATTAGTGATTCACTTGTTTCGCTGATGCTTGGCAATATCACGGCAGAAGAGTTTGTTGAAGAAGCTGAACAAGCGGCTGCTGAGTATCGTGAAAGTCAATAA
- the fabI gene encoding enoyl-ACP reductase FabI: MTALLKDKNIVVMGVANNRSIAWGITRSLYNAGANLIFTYRQERSKQKLEKLLEKNGIEAKLIVSCDVENDESIKQAFQEVGDQADIIHGLVHSVAFANTDELKGDYADTSREGYLTAQNISAYSLAAVTREARKFMTEGGGIVTQTYLGAERVVPNYNVMGVAKAALEASVRYLAEDVGKDGIRVNAVSAGPIRTLSAKGVSGFNDKMSVVEEKAPLRRQVDQDQVGDATLFLLSDLARGVTGEVLHVDSGFHIVAGG, translated from the coding sequence ATGACTGCACTATTAAAAGATAAAAATATTGTTGTGATGGGAGTGGCAAATAATCGGAGTATCGCTTGGGGAATTACGAGGTCACTTTATAATGCCGGTGCGAATTTGATTTTCACTTATCGTCAGGAGCGTTCCAAACAAAAACTGGAAAAGCTGTTGGAGAAAAACGGGATCGAAGCCAAGTTAATCGTATCCTGTGATGTAGAAAATGATGAAAGCATCAAGCAAGCATTTCAGGAAGTTGGTGATCAGGCCGATATAATTCATGGACTTGTTCATTCAGTTGCATTCGCGAATACGGATGAATTGAAAGGCGATTATGCTGACACGTCGCGTGAAGGATATCTGACAGCACAAAATATCAGTGCCTACTCACTGGCTGCGGTCACTCGGGAAGCAAGAAAATTCATGACCGAGGGCGGCGGCATCGTTACACAAACGTACCTTGGGGCAGAACGTGTTGTGCCGAATTATAATGTAATGGGGGTAGCCAAAGCAGCGCTTGAAGCAAGCGTGCGTTACCTTGCTGAAGATGTCGGGAAAGACGGCATTCGTGTCAATGCGGTCTCAGCGGGTCCAATTCGAACCTTATCAGCAAAGGGTGTTTCCGGTTTTAATGATAAGATGTCGGTTGTTGAAGAAAAAGCACCGCTTCGCCGCCAGGTTGATCAGGACCAAGTCGGTGATGCAACTCTGTTTTTACTGAGCGATTTGGCACGGGGCGTTACAGGCGAAGTGCTTCACGTTGATTCCGGCTTTCACATTGTAGCAGGCGGATAA
- a CDS encoding OmpA family protein: MHSIYKKINLSFVLIVCVIFFSACTNAGENNHESTNEQDTANDENDAATVDNIENDENDSGQEENIPKSEFNITQMSIGSIFFKSSMDIDSSIEKEVMETLTEFNAVGTEDGAKLTLPEDILFDFDSSELRSEADEVIGQLVQVIETTDDDEVTIVGHTDSKGEDSYNQELSEDRANAVLDALADKGVEEGRMTAEGKGASEPIAQNTNNDGSDNPEGRQKNRRVEVTVHGFNQ, from the coding sequence TTGCATTCCATTTATAAAAAGATTAATTTAAGTTTTGTTCTTATTGTATGTGTGATATTTTTTTCGGCTTGTACGAATGCTGGAGAAAATAATCATGAATCAACGAATGAGCAGGATACAGCAAACGATGAAAATGATGCGGCAACGGTTGACAACATAGAGAATGACGAAAACGATTCTGGTCAGGAAGAAAATATACCGAAGTCGGAATTTAATATAACGCAAATGTCAATAGGGTCCATTTTTTTCAAAAGTAGCATGGATATTGATTCCAGTATTGAAAAAGAAGTGATGGAGACGTTGACGGAATTTAATGCCGTGGGAACGGAGGATGGTGCAAAGTTAACGCTGCCTGAAGATATTTTGTTCGATTTTGATTCGAGTGAATTACGTTCTGAAGCTGATGAAGTTATTGGACAACTCGTGCAAGTGATAGAGACAACCGATGATGATGAAGTAACAATCGTTGGACATACAGACAGTAAAGGTGAAGATAGCTATAACCAAGAACTGTCCGAGGACCGGGCGAATGCTGTTCTTGACGCATTAGCCGACAAAGGGGTTGAAGAGGGACGTATGACCGCTGAAGGAAAAGGTGCTTCAGAACCAATTGCTCAAAATACAAATAATGATGGTTCCGATAACCCTGAAGGTAGACAGAAAAACCGTCGAGTAGAAGTGACCGTCCATGGTTTTAATCAATGA
- a CDS encoding CynX/NimT family MFS transporter, with protein MVNDNSKRLYQFLLVAGIVIVAFNLRPAITSVGPVIGIIRDDIGLSNWSAGILTSLPLIAFALTSPLAPRLGNRYSNERMLLAGLILLFLGISIRSMSIMALLFTGTLLVGFGIAILNVLLPGVIKEKFPAKVGLMTSVYSTSMGVFAASASGLSIPFAQGLGMGWQLALLVWAIPAVLGIIVWVYLSGKEKSQDDGGIRLASMSGNRMWKSPLAWQVACFMGFQSFLFYVTISWLPEILHDNGLTMAAAGWMLSFAQFVGLPASFIVPVAAGRLKSQRGIVVVMFLCAFGGYGGLLISESFPVMMISTILIGITLSGTFALALAFLGMRARNARDAAALSGMAQAFGYTLAAVGPMFIGYLYDLTQLWTIPLITLLGVAALVMVFGMGAGRDIYVLDEV; from the coding sequence ATGGTTAACGATAATTCGAAAAGATTGTACCAATTCCTGCTTGTAGCGGGAATTGTTATTGTTGCATTTAATCTTCGGCCCGCCATTACGTCAGTCGGGCCTGTGATCGGAATTATACGTGATGATATTGGCTTGTCTAACTGGAGTGCGGGCATTCTGACCAGTTTGCCGCTGATTGCATTTGCGCTCACATCACCGCTGGCACCCAGACTGGGGAACCGCTATTCCAATGAACGGATGTTATTAGCAGGTCTTATTCTGCTTTTCTTAGGGATCTCTATCCGTTCCATGTCAATCATGGCTCTTTTGTTTACCGGTACATTACTCGTCGGATTCGGGATCGCCATTTTAAATGTACTCTTGCCGGGTGTGATTAAAGAAAAATTCCCGGCTAAAGTTGGGTTGATGACGAGCGTCTATTCAACATCGATGGGCGTCTTTGCAGCGTCTGCTTCCGGTCTGAGCATCCCGTTTGCTCAAGGGCTTGGTATGGGGTGGCAGCTCGCTTTGTTAGTCTGGGCAATCCCGGCTGTTTTGGGGATCATTGTTTGGGTATATCTTTCCGGAAAAGAAAAATCCCAAGATGACGGCGGGATCAGACTTGCGAGTATGAGCGGCAACAGAATGTGGAAATCACCGCTTGCCTGGCAAGTGGCCTGTTTTATGGGCTTCCAGTCATTCTTGTTTTATGTGACCATCTCATGGCTTCCGGAAATTTTGCATGATAATGGCTTAACGATGGCTGCAGCGGGATGGATGTTGTCGTTTGCTCAGTTTGTGGGGCTCCCGGCCAGTTTCATCGTGCCGGTGGCAGCCGGACGGTTAAAATCACAGCGAGGAATCGTAGTGGTTATGTTTCTCTGTGCATTTGGCGGCTACGGCGGACTGCTGATTAGTGAGTCGTTTCCTGTCATGATGATCAGCACCATCCTTATTGGTATTACATTAAGTGGAACGTTTGCACTGGCACTTGCTTTTCTCGGGATGCGCGCCCGTAATGCCCGCGATGCTGCAGCACTTTCCGGGATGGCTCAGGCTTTTGGTTATACGCTGGCTGCAGTCGGTCCGATGTTTATTGGCTACTTATACGACCTGACCCAGTTATGGACAATACCGCTGATCACGCTGCTCGGTGTAGCCGCTTTGGTGATGGTTTTTGGGATGGGCGCCGGACGTGATATATATGTATTGGATGAAGTTTAA
- a CDS encoding putative holin-like toxin: MKMILKAEQNMNGMKTNICSHFWVILCYTTNQGLFFQTGTAADISLLLKGVRLLGMFEVFMVLIGFGTLLVGLLALIVEMINRK; the protein is encoded by the coding sequence ATGAAAATGATTCTAAAGGCTGAGCAAAATATGAACGGAATGAAAACAAACATTTGTTCGCATTTTTGGGTTATTTTGTGCTATACTACCAACCAAGGGCTGTTCTTTCAGACGGGCACTGCGGCTGACATATCTCTGCTGTTAAAGGGGGTGAGGCTTTTGGGTATGTTTGAAGTGTTTATGGTACTGATTGGTTTCGGTACCTTGTTAGTTGGATTGTTGGCGTTAATCGTGGAAATGATTAACAGAAAATAG
- a CDS encoding carbohydrate ABC transporter permease — protein MKRSVGQMISRFGIRIPLILWSIAVLYPIIWMFIGSFKSNAEIYANPWGFPETWNFQNFITAWSEYNIDTSVFNSLIVTVVGAALTLVLAIPTSYALERMRFKGSNFLFTLYVSAMMIPMVLGWIPLFFLLGQFNLLDNIFGLAIVYAISQLPFSIFVLTSFISTIPKSLEESAAMDGMSPYGVLWKIITPLSMSGIITVTIMNAIQFWNEYFMALIFLQSEENYTLALAIDFISSEAQYTNAWGTLFASLVFAIVPVIILYSIFQQRIAKGMTEGAIKG, from the coding sequence ATGAAACGAAGTGTAGGTCAAATGATATCAAGATTCGGCATTCGGATTCCATTGATACTGTGGTCAATCGCGGTGCTGTACCCAATTATTTGGATGTTCATCGGTTCGTTCAAATCGAACGCTGAAATATATGCCAACCCGTGGGGATTTCCGGAAACCTGGAATTTCCAGAATTTCATCACAGCATGGTCGGAATATAATATTGACACGAGTGTGTTTAATAGTTTAATAGTTACAGTAGTCGGTGCCGCATTGACGCTCGTTCTGGCAATTCCGACCTCATATGCTCTTGAGCGGATGCGCTTTAAAGGTAGTAATTTCCTGTTTACGTTATATGTTTCAGCGATGATGATTCCGATGGTGCTTGGCTGGATTCCTTTATTCTTCCTCCTTGGGCAGTTTAATCTTCTGGATAATATATTCGGCCTTGCGATCGTGTATGCCATCAGCCAGTTGCCGTTTTCGATTTTCGTGCTCACCAGTTTTATCAGTACGATACCAAAATCGCTCGAAGAATCAGCGGCTATGGACGGCATGTCACCGTATGGGGTGCTGTGGAAAATCATTACACCGCTTTCCATGTCCGGTATCATAACCGTGACGATCATGAACGCGATTCAGTTCTGGAACGAATATTTTATGGCATTAATCTTTCTGCAAAGTGAGGAAAATTATACACTGGCACTTGCGATTGATTTTATCAGCAGTGAAGCACAGTATACAAACGCATGGGGAACATTATTTGCAAGTCTCGTATTTGCGATTGTTCCGGTCATTATTTTGTATTCAATTTTCCAGCAGCGGATTGCAAAAGGTATGACAGAAGGTGCCATCAAAGGTTAA
- a CDS encoding carbohydrate ABC transporter permease: MVQSKKQKYLFLAFCLVPTFIMFSIFTLYPLFSGLYYSFFEMSGASQAKEFVGFDNYKQLFNDEIVPATIWHDYFLVITKVIGIMIMAMFIAVALTQLKIKEAPFYRIIFFFPNIMSVVVIGILWAFIYNPDLGLVNSALEFLGLENWTRAWLGNENWALTSLVLPSIWAGIGLFMLLLMGGIANISKSYYEAARIDGANEWQQFWKVTLPLVWPQIKISILYIVITTLNGSFIIVQVMTGGGPNNATHVMGSYLYQQAFQQYNFGYGATIGVMILVFSLITVLFLQLLLRRDKVEY; encoded by the coding sequence ATGGTACAATCTAAAAAACAAAAATACCTATTTTTAGCATTTTGCCTGGTTCCTACATTTATTATGTTCAGCATTTTTACTCTTTACCCATTGTTCAGCGGGCTGTATTATTCCTTTTTCGAAATGTCAGGTGCTTCACAGGCAAAAGAATTTGTAGGTTTTGATAATTACAAACAACTATTCAATGATGAGATTGTTCCTGCAACCATCTGGCATGATTATTTCCTTGTTATTACAAAAGTAATCGGAATTATGATTATGGCAATGTTTATAGCAGTGGCACTGACACAGTTAAAAATTAAGGAAGCACCATTTTATAGGATTATCTTTTTCTTCCCGAATATTATGTCTGTCGTTGTCATTGGTATTTTATGGGCATTTATTTACAATCCTGATTTGGGTTTGGTCAATTCAGCACTTGAATTTCTTGGCCTGGAAAATTGGACAAGAGCATGGCTGGGGAATGAAAACTGGGCATTGACAAGTCTTGTCTTACCGTCGATTTGGGCTGGTATCGGTCTCTTCATGCTGCTGTTAATGGGGGGGATTGCCAACATCTCCAAAAGTTATTATGAAGCGGCGCGGATTGACGGGGCAAATGAATGGCAGCAGTTTTGGAAAGTCACGTTACCGCTTGTATGGCCTCAAATTAAAATTTCTATCCTGTATATCGTGATTACAACGTTAAACGGCTCCTTTATCATTGTTCAAGTTATGACCGGAGGCGGCCCGAATAACGCAACACATGTAATGGGGTCGTATTTGTATCAGCAGGCATTTCAGCAGTACAACTTCGGATATGGTGCAACAATTGGTGTCATGATTCTGGTGTTTTCACTGATAACCGTATTGTTCCTGCAACTGCTGCTGCGCCGGGACAAGGTGGAATATTAA